In Kitasatospora sp. NA04385, a single genomic region encodes these proteins:
- a CDS encoding DUF1844 domain-containing protein, which translates to MTSQPDHAHESESEQALGFDDLTRDIAEVPAVEVITTVAVHLMSAAAVKCGLAEGGEADKDLDEARKLITALAGLVTAGAPEISNFHAAPLRDGLRSLQLAFREASLVPDAPGSGPGEKFTGPVYS; encoded by the coding sequence TTGACCAGCCAGCCCGACCACGCGCACGAGTCCGAGTCCGAGCAGGCCCTCGGCTTCGACGACCTGACCCGCGACATCGCCGAGGTCCCCGCCGTCGAGGTGATCACCACCGTCGCCGTCCACCTGATGAGCGCCGCCGCCGTCAAGTGCGGCCTGGCCGAGGGCGGCGAGGCCGACAAGGACCTCGACGAGGCCCGCAAGCTCATCACCGCCCTGGCCGGCCTGGTCACCGCCGGAGCCCCCGAGATCTCCAACTTCCACGCCGCCCCCCTCCGCGACGGCCTGCGCTCCCTCCAGCTCGCCTTCCGCGAGGCCTCCCTCGTCCCCGACGCCCCCGGCTCCGGCCCCGGCGAGAAGTTCACCGGCCCCGTGTACTCCTGA